The following proteins are co-located in the Paenibacillus sp. JNUCC32 genome:
- a CDS encoding MFS transporter: MNEHQQPQQPPAEKLIRILAFTMILSSMSATMFNIVLPEISQEFRLSFAQVSWVSSIYMLIYAIGSVLYGKLADTYKLKNLVTFGLLLFFVGSITGLAAQAYWMVLLGRILQAAGAAVIPAIAMIIPVRYFPAENRGRALGITATGLAIGNAVGPVVSALVVSTFHWRWLFFIPLLILVTLPLYRKYLGNEQGEGARIDWLGGGLLAGTVALLLLAVTQGGWIFGLGSLILFLAFLLRIRSAKAPFVQPRLFRNPSYTVGLVLGMFIMSVGYALPFLTPQLLSDLNGLAPGWIGFVMVPGAVVTAMLGGRGGKLADTKGTRYLFYAASTLLLLCFALLSTFAGVSPLLIALFLIFGNVGIMFMQISLSKTISLSLPKEQTGVGMGLFSLLNFLSGAIATGVYGKAVDLGAGSRWNPLNMVQGASTYSNIYIVLVALQAGILLLFMLQFGRTAQHKLQVQTTGSK, from the coding sequence ATGAACGAACATCAACAACCGCAACAGCCGCCGGCTGAAAAATTAATACGCATTCTGGCGTTTACGATGATTCTCTCGTCGATGAGCGCAACCATGTTTAATATCGTGCTTCCGGAAATCAGCCAGGAATTCCGGCTTTCCTTCGCCCAGGTCAGCTGGGTATCGTCGATTTACATGCTCATCTATGCCATAGGCTCCGTCCTGTACGGAAAATTGGCCGACACCTATAAACTCAAAAATCTGGTCACCTTCGGATTGCTTCTCTTCTTTGTCGGTTCCATCACGGGCTTGGCCGCACAGGCCTACTGGATGGTGCTGCTGGGACGGATCCTTCAGGCAGCGGGGGCAGCCGTCATTCCGGCAATCGCCATGATCATTCCGGTCCGTTACTTCCCTGCGGAAAACCGGGGCCGCGCACTCGGCATAACGGCGACCGGGCTCGCTATCGGCAACGCGGTCGGGCCAGTGGTTTCCGCATTGGTCGTTAGCACGTTCCATTGGAGATGGCTCTTTTTCATTCCGCTGCTCATCCTGGTCACCCTCCCTCTCTATCGCAAATATCTGGGCAATGAACAGGGCGAGGGCGCACGGATCGATTGGCTCGGCGGCGGCCTTCTGGCCGGAACGGTCGCGCTGCTGCTTCTGGCGGTGACCCAAGGTGGCTGGATATTCGGTTTAGGCAGCCTGATCCTGTTCCTTGCGTTCCTTCTGCGCATTCGTTCGGCTAAAGCGCCTTTTGTCCAGCCCCGTTTATTCCGCAACCCAAGCTATACGGTCGGACTTGTCCTCGGCATGTTCATCATGAGCGTCGGGTATGCGCTGCCCTTTCTTACTCCGCAGCTGCTGTCGGATTTGAACGGTCTGGCTCCGGGATGGATCGGATTTGTCATGGTGCCCGGTGCCGTCGTCACGGCCATGCTCGGCGGAAGAGGCGGTAAGCTCGCCGATACCAAGGGAACCCGCTATTTATTCTATGCGGCTTCCACCCTGCTGCTGCTGTGCTTTGCCCTGTTGTCCACCTTTGCTGGCGTATCGCCGCTCCTGATTGCACTGTTCCTGATCTTCGGCAACGTCGGTATCATGTTTATGCAAATCTCGCTCTCCAAGACGATTTCCTTATCGCTGCCCAAAGAGCAAACCGGCGTCGGCATGGGACTGTTCTCCCTGCTTAACTTCCTGTCCGGCGCGATTGCCACCGGGGTTTACGGCAAAGCCGTCGACCTTGGCGCCGGCTCCCGCTGGAACCCGCTGAACATGGTACAGGGAGCATCGACCTACAGCAACATCTATATCGTCTTGGTGGCGTTGCAAGCAGGAATCCTTCTGCTGTTTATGCTGCAATTTGGCAGGACTGCACAGCATAAGCTGCAGGTTCAAACCACCGGATCCAAATAA
- a CDS encoding ABC transporter permease: protein MTARSWLSLYALLIRTSIKSRMQYKFNFILASFLAALIQISEFLMVAIVLYKFGAIQGWSMHEIGYLFAVMTLSKTLYRTFGDEVHHLERYLVNGELDQLLTRPMPVLLALMPQKFRIMLGEVLQGGFLLWWSLHGMMAAGQVGWSAVPQSLYIIVTGAVILFSIGLATATFGFWTTRITELQNLTEDAARTAAQYPLTLYPKWMSSILLIVVPVGLVNYVPSLYILRGELGAWVLPALAGAALLCLGLSLRFWQFGLTKYQSTGS, encoded by the coding sequence ATGACCGCGAGATCCTGGCTATCCCTGTATGCGCTGCTGATCCGTACGAGCATCAAAAGCCGCATGCAGTACAAATTCAATTTCATCCTGGCTTCGTTTCTTGCCGCATTGATCCAAATTTCCGAGTTTCTCATGGTCGCCATCGTCCTCTACAAGTTCGGAGCCATTCAGGGGTGGTCCATGCATGAAATCGGGTATTTGTTTGCCGTCATGACGCTGTCGAAGACGCTCTACCGGACGTTTGGGGATGAAGTGCATCATCTTGAGAGATATCTGGTCAACGGGGAGCTTGACCAGCTGCTGACCCGTCCCATGCCGGTGCTGCTGGCGCTCATGCCGCAGAAATTCCGGATCATGCTGGGCGAAGTGCTGCAGGGCGGTTTTCTGCTCTGGTGGTCGCTGCATGGCATGATGGCGGCAGGTCAGGTGGGATGGAGCGCGGTGCCGCAATCGCTGTACATTATCGTCACGGGTGCCGTCATCCTGTTCTCGATCGGCCTTGCGACCGCAACCTTCGGTTTTTGGACGACCCGGATCACCGAGCTTCAGAACCTGACGGAGGACGCAGCCCGGACGGCGGCCCAGTATCCGCTCACGCTGTATCCCAAATGGATGTCGTCGATCCTGCTGATCGTGGTCCCGGTCGGTTTGGTCAATTATGTCCCGTCGCTATACATACTGCGGGGCGAGCTCGGAGCCTGGGTGCTGCCTGCGTTGGCTGGAGCGGCCCTGTTATGTCTCGGTTTAAGCCTGAGGTTCTGGCAGTTTGGTTTGACGAAATATCAAAGTACAGGGAGCTAA
- a CDS encoding LysR family transcriptional regulator has protein sequence MELLQLHYFQTVARMEHMTKAAKELRIAQPALSKTIARLEEDLGVPLFDRQSRQIKLNSFGKAFLKSVDTALSALEEGRREVSDLAGMERGSIRIATTALPRLSKALGAFRARYPDVNFRIIQIPPDSTMEMVQMLENGEIDLCFTAAALDEDHIREIPVLHAEVFLAVPHGHRLAGRSRISLQEVAGEAFIEYKAGHPFRKMNEEFCRLAGISREVVCEVDEPAALSSLVSAGLGAAFVPGCKGDDMPPYAMVRIEKPSCYRTFTIAWLERRYLSKAATEFQSFLVDYFGEFQEPMKHKDVI, from the coding sequence ATGGAACTGCTTCAGCTGCATTATTTTCAGACGGTGGCCCGAATGGAGCATATGACCAAGGCCGCGAAGGAACTTCGCATTGCCCAGCCTGCGCTCAGCAAGACGATTGCCCGCTTGGAGGAAGATTTGGGCGTGCCTCTGTTTGATCGGCAGAGCCGGCAAATTAAGCTCAATTCATTCGGGAAGGCTTTTCTGAAAAGCGTCGATACGGCGTTATCGGCCCTAGAGGAAGGCAGGAGGGAAGTGTCCGATTTGGCAGGCATGGAGCGGGGGAGCATCCGCATAGCAACGACGGCATTGCCCCGGCTGTCCAAAGCCCTGGGCGCTTTCCGCGCGCGATATCCTGACGTGAATTTTCGCATCATTCAGATTCCGCCCGACTCCACGATGGAGATGGTGCAGATGCTGGAAAACGGAGAAATCGATCTGTGCTTTACCGCGGCGGCCCTGGACGAAGACCACATTCGGGAGATTCCGGTCCTCCATGCGGAGGTGTTCCTGGCGGTGCCTCACGGCCATCGATTGGCGGGACGGTCCCGCATTTCCCTTCAGGAGGTGGCGGGGGAGGCCTTCATCGAGTACAAGGCAGGCCATCCGTTTCGTAAAATGAACGAAGAGTTTTGCCGATTGGCCGGGATCAGCCGGGAAGTCGTATGTGAAGTCGATGAGCCGGCGGCATTGTCCAGCCTCGTATCGGCCGGGCTTGGAGCCGCATTTGTACCCGGATGCAAAGGGGACGACATGCCCCCGTACGCGATGGTGCGCATCGAGAAGCCTTCCTGCTACCGCACCTTTACCATAGCTTGGCTGGAGCGGCGCTACTTGTCCAAGGCCGCAACGGAGTTCCAGTCATTCCTGGTAGACTATTTCGGCGAGTTTCAGGAGCCGATGAAGCATAAAGACGTGATCTGA
- a CDS encoding response regulator transcription factor, producing MSFTILYIEDDKEIGAWSKDFLIELGYKVIWRTSGHDAMESFETCSLVILDIMIPGLDGYTIGQRFKQRRPDVPILMLTARTSMEDKLQGLSFADDYMTKPFHPDELAARIQVLLRRSGSMASDNLQVKHLNIDRRTNRILNTETMDEIVLTGKQFHIFMYLIDHLNQILTQKQIYEAVWREPYIHGDKSLMVHIRHLREKIEIDSSSPQIIETIRGVGYRVCS from the coding sequence ATGAGTTTTACTATTTTATACATAGAAGACGATAAGGAGATCGGCGCTTGGTCCAAAGATTTTTTAATCGAACTTGGCTATAAAGTGATCTGGAGGACTTCAGGCCATGATGCTATGGAATCTTTTGAAACGTGCAGCCTGGTCATACTGGACATCATGATCCCAGGATTGGATGGCTATACGATCGGACAGCGGTTCAAGCAGCGCCGTCCGGATGTACCGATCTTAATGCTGACTGCCAGAACGTCAATGGAGGATAAACTGCAAGGGCTATCCTTTGCCGACGATTACATGACCAAGCCGTTTCATCCCGACGAGCTGGCTGCGCGCATTCAAGTGCTGTTAAGACGTTCTGGTTCAATGGCTTCGGATAACCTCCAGGTGAAGCATTTAAATATTGACCGGAGAACGAACCGTATATTAAATACGGAAACGATGGATGAAATCGTTCTTACGGGCAAGCAATTTCACATTTTCATGTATTTAATCGATCATTTGAATCAAATATTGACCCAAAAGCAAATCTACGAGGCCGTATGGAGGGAACCGTATATTCATGGCGACAAATCGCTTATGGTGCATATTCGCCATTTACGGGAGAAGATCGAGATCGATTCAAGCTCTCCTCAAATTATAGAAACGATCCGGGGGGTCGGATACCGGGTGTGCTCATGA
- a CDS encoding ABC transporter ATP-binding protein encodes MGIVFSILKKYRVAAIAALAMMLIELTVELIQPLLISKIIDDGIQKQDMSVVWMWGAVLTGSAIIAFIAGISSSFFAAHTSQGLGYDLRDQLYDKVQSFSYSIFNRFATSSLITRLTGDVTQIQDTVFMGLRFMTRVPLVVLGSIIMALVVNVKLGLLLVLTVPVLFIFIAWIMKRAADAFRSVQQRLDAVNGVIQENLTGIRLIRVFVRMGHEIERFARTSGKLMSTTVSTLRLTETTMPFILLVMNAGIMAVLWFGRKDIASGSASVGEVVAVVNYSLRCIGAMSALSWVVVAFSRGRASAQRAQEVLGTEDTAAGANKDQAGKVDIQGGVKFEQVSFSYPGSDIDVLTDISFEAKPGERIAIMGATGSGKSSLVQLIPRLYEEEKGTVLVDGVDAASIDEVNLRSSIGYVPQEVLLFSGTVRENIAWGREDATMEEIQEAARRAQIHETIEHLPNGYDTMLGQRGVNLSGGQKQRLSIARALVRKPAILILDDSTSALDVRTEGALLDALKDLSCTTFLITQKISSTTSADLILLLDDGRLIGKGNHDALMKSSALYRRIYESQYGEEAQHHAQGIH; translated from the coding sequence ATGGGAATTGTCTTCTCGATCTTGAAAAAGTACCGCGTTGCAGCGATTGCGGCACTTGCCATGATGCTGATCGAGCTCACCGTCGAGCTGATTCAGCCGCTGCTTATCTCCAAAATCATCGACGACGGCATACAGAAGCAGGACATGTCCGTCGTATGGATGTGGGGAGCCGTTTTGACTGGAAGCGCTATTATAGCCTTCATCGCCGGGATATCCAGCTCTTTTTTTGCGGCGCATACGAGTCAGGGGCTCGGTTATGATCTTCGCGATCAATTGTATGACAAGGTGCAGTCTTTCTCTTATTCGATATTTAACCGGTTCGCCACTTCATCGTTGATTACCAGGCTTACGGGTGACGTCACCCAGATTCAGGACACGGTGTTCATGGGCTTGCGGTTCATGACGCGCGTTCCGCTGGTGGTGCTCGGCAGCATTATCATGGCACTGGTCGTGAATGTGAAGCTGGGCTTGCTGCTTGTGCTGACCGTGCCCGTATTGTTTATTTTCATCGCTTGGATCATGAAGCGGGCTGCCGATGCGTTCCGCAGCGTCCAGCAGCGGCTGGATGCGGTGAACGGCGTCATCCAGGAGAATCTGACCGGGATTCGATTGATCCGCGTATTCGTGCGCATGGGCCATGAAATTGAGCGCTTTGCCCGTACCTCCGGCAAGCTGATGAGCACCACCGTCTCGACCTTGCGATTAACGGAGACCACGATGCCGTTTATTCTCCTCGTCATGAACGCCGGGATCATGGCGGTCCTGTGGTTCGGCCGCAAAGATATTGCGTCCGGCAGTGCCAGCGTCGGCGAGGTGGTCGCCGTCGTCAACTATTCCCTGCGCTGCATCGGCGCCATGTCAGCCCTGTCTTGGGTCGTCGTTGCCTTTTCCCGCGGACGGGCTTCCGCCCAGCGTGCGCAGGAGGTGCTGGGCACGGAGGATACGGCGGCAGGCGCAAACAAGGACCAAGCCGGAAAAGTGGATATTCAGGGGGGCGTCAAATTCGAGCAAGTGAGCTTCAGTTATCCGGGCAGCGACATCGACGTCCTGACGGATATTTCCTTTGAAGCGAAGCCCGGCGAGCGCATCGCCATCATGGGAGCCACGGGTTCCGGCAAATCCTCGCTGGTCCAGCTGATTCCGCGGCTTTACGAGGAAGAGAAGGGGACCGTGCTCGTAGACGGCGTGGACGCCGCGTCGATCGATGAGGTGAACCTGCGCAGCAGCATCGGCTATGTGCCGCAGGAAGTGCTGCTCTTCTCCGGGACGGTGCGGGAGAATATTGCTTGGGGACGCGAGGATGCAACGATGGAAGAAATTCAGGAGGCGGCTCGCCGAGCTCAGATTCATGAGACCATTGAGCATCTGCCTAACGGGTATGACACGATGCTGGGCCAGCGCGGGGTCAATTTGTCCGGCGGACAGAAGCAGCGCCTGTCGATTGCGCGGGCGCTCGTGCGAAAGCCCGCCATCCTCATTCTGGACGACAGCACCAGCGCTCTTGACGTCCGAACGGAAGGCGCCCTGCTGGATGCCCTCAAGGATTTATCCTGCACGACGTTTTTGATTACGCAGAAGATCAGCTCGACCACTTCGGCGGATTTGATTTTGCTGCTGGATGACGGGCGTTTGATCGGAAAAGGGAATCATGACGCTTTGATGAAAAGCTCCGCTCTGTATCGACGCATCTATGAATCCCAGTATGGAGAGGAGGCGCAGCATCATGCTCAAGGCATTCACTGA
- a CDS encoding ABC transporter ATP-binding protein translates to MLKAFTEPFRHPKPKLDLDKNKDGGSRGGKPKAKAKNWSGTLSRIWTYLARRKGKLALVLLMVMFSSGLALLGPYLLGVGVDKFLDDVRNPDSSIDSAWLYFLVGLAVVYVLQALTTWLHNVWMIGIAQETVYRMRMDLFTHLHRLPIPFYGKRQQGEIMSRLTNDIENVSSTLNSSAIQIFSSVLTLIGTLTVMLWLSPLLTLLTFLVVPLMMMGMRWITRRTGPLFKERQRNLGDLNGYIEETLSGQRIIKAFSQEERVVREFDERNQRIRLSGFWAQSISGFIPKLMNGLNNLSFAIVAGIGGILAIQGHITIGVIIIFESYARQFTRPLNDLANQWNTLLSAIAGAERVFEVLDEEVEAKDEGAAVTLKSVEGAVKFDKVSFSYDKDGDTLEGISFEAKPGEMIALVGPTGAGKTTLIQLLSRFYDPDSGSITLDGRDISSVRRESLRSQMAFVLQDSFLFQGTIRENIRFGRLDATDEEVEEAAKLANAHSFIVRMKDGYDKMLKPDGSGISQGQKQLLAIARAILANHSMLVLDEATSSIDTVTEIKIQEGLQRLMKGRTSFVIAHRLNTIRSADRILVLKDGRLLEQGSHDELLKQGGFYSDLYHGQLKRAAM, encoded by the coding sequence ATGCTCAAGGCATTCACTGAACCGTTTCGTCACCCGAAACCGAAGCTGGATCTTGACAAGAACAAGGATGGCGGCAGCCGTGGCGGCAAGCCGAAAGCCAAGGCCAAAAACTGGTCGGGCACCCTCTCCAGGATATGGACCTATCTTGCCCGGCGCAAAGGGAAACTCGCGCTCGTGCTGCTGATGGTGATGTTCAGCTCGGGCCTGGCGCTGCTGGGTCCCTATCTGCTCGGCGTCGGGGTGGACAAATTTCTGGATGATGTAAGAAATCCCGACAGCTCCATCGATTCCGCCTGGCTGTACTTTCTGGTTGGCCTGGCCGTCGTATATGTCCTCCAGGCCTTAACCACCTGGCTGCACAACGTCTGGATGATCGGCATCGCCCAAGAGACCGTGTACCGGATGCGGATGGATCTGTTCACGCATCTGCACCGGCTGCCGATTCCGTTCTACGGCAAGCGCCAGCAGGGCGAAATCATGAGCCGTCTGACGAATGACATCGAGAACGTGAGCTCGACGCTCAACAGCTCGGCCATTCAAATCTTCTCGAGCGTGCTGACCTTAATCGGCACGTTAACCGTCATGTTATGGCTTAGCCCGCTGCTTACGCTGCTGACGTTCCTGGTCGTGCCCCTGATGATGATGGGGATGCGCTGGATTACCCGCCGAACCGGCCCGCTGTTTAAAGAGCGTCAGCGCAATCTGGGGGATCTGAACGGTTACATTGAAGAAACGCTGTCCGGGCAGCGAATCATCAAGGCTTTTTCCCAGGAGGAACGGGTGGTCCGCGAATTCGATGAGCGCAATCAACGGATTCGTCTATCGGGCTTCTGGGCGCAGAGCATATCGGGCTTCATTCCGAAGCTGATGAACGGGCTCAACAATTTGAGCTTTGCGATCGTAGCAGGCATTGGCGGCATTCTGGCGATTCAGGGCCATATTACGATCGGCGTCATCATTATATTCGAAAGTTACGCGCGGCAGTTTACGAGACCGCTGAACGATCTGGCGAACCAATGGAATACGCTGCTCTCCGCCATTGCAGGTGCGGAACGCGTATTCGAAGTGCTGGACGAAGAGGTGGAAGCGAAGGATGAAGGAGCGGCCGTCACGCTGAAGAGCGTAGAGGGGGCGGTCAAGTTCGACAAAGTCTCGTTCTCTTACGATAAAGACGGGGACACCCTGGAAGGCATCAGCTTTGAAGCAAAGCCCGGCGAGATGATTGCGCTGGTCGGTCCGACCGGTGCGGGAAAAACCACCTTGATCCAGCTTCTCTCCAGGTTCTACGATCCGGACAGCGGAAGCATTACCCTGGACGGCCGGGACATTTCTTCGGTCCGCAGGGAAAGCCTGCGTTCGCAGATGGCTTTCGTGCTTCAGGATTCGTTCCTGTTTCAGGGCACCATCCGTGAGAATATCCGTTTCGGCCGGCTGGATGCGACCGACGAAGAAGTGGAGGAAGCCGCAAAATTGGCTAACGCCCACTCGTTCATCGTGCGCATGAAGGACGGTTATGACAAAATGCTCAAGCCTGACGGCAGCGGCATCAGCCAAGGGCAGAAGCAGCTGCTTGCGATCGCAAGGGCGATTCTGGCCAACCACTCCATGCTGGTGCTGGATGAAGCGACAAGCAGCATCGATACCGTAACGGAGATCAAGATCCAGGAAGGGCTGCAGCGATTGATGAAAGGCAGGACGAGCTTCGTGATAGCCCATCGTCTGAATACCATCCGCTCCGCCGACCGCATCCTGGTGCTGAAAGACGGACGCCTGCTGGAGCAGGGCTCCCATGATGAGCTGCTGAAGCAGGGAGGGTTCTACAGCGACTTATATCATGGACAGCTGAAGCGCGCCGCCATGTAA
- a CDS encoding ABC transporter permease, translating into MLYFTLASKAYARNLQYRGAHMVHNVASAMFGFMYACIWLGLGADYALGDYGTQGMVGYIAFTQAALWVSSFVTNGLGIPQAVRTGHISLDLMRPVHLFSHLMAKEWGQIAYQFVYKTIPIYLVYYFAFSLQLPGKAVTFLYVAIALAGAAYLSICINYLIGASALWTTESSWLYWGNHAMINLLAGFFIPIEWLPGWLQAIAWWSPYPYLLYVPTRIYLGFDDVSHLWGTLSWCVLLTLASLLATGFLRRKVEVQGG; encoded by the coding sequence ATGCTTTATTTCACATTGGCTTCCAAAGCCTATGCCCGCAATTTGCAGTACCGCGGCGCCCACATGGTGCACAATGTCGCCAGTGCGATGTTCGGCTTCATGTATGCCTGTATCTGGCTCGGTCTCGGCGCCGATTACGCGCTCGGAGATTACGGAACGCAGGGAATGGTCGGCTACATCGCCTTTACGCAAGCCGCGCTCTGGGTTTCCAGTTTCGTCACGAATGGCCTCGGCATCCCCCAAGCCGTGCGAACCGGCCATATTTCCCTGGATTTGATGCGTCCCGTTCATTTGTTCAGTCATTTGATGGCCAAGGAATGGGGGCAAATCGCCTACCAATTCGTTTACAAAACAATCCCGATTTACCTGGTGTATTATTTTGCATTCTCGCTGCAGCTGCCTGGAAAAGCAGTCACCTTCCTCTACGTTGCCATTGCGCTCGCAGGCGCCGCCTACTTATCGATTTGCATCAACTATCTCATCGGCGCATCGGCATTATGGACAACGGAATCGTCTTGGTTGTATTGGGGCAACCACGCGATGATCAATCTCCTAGCCGGTTTCTTCATTCCCATCGAATGGCTGCCGGGCTGGCTTCAGGCGATTGCCTGGTGGTCGCCGTATCCGTATCTGCTCTATGTGCCGACCCGGATCTATTTGGGCTTCGATGACGTTTCCCATCTGTGGGGCACGTTGTCATGGTGCGTGCTGCTGACGCTGGCAAGCCTGCTGGCTACCGGATTCCTAAGGCGGAAAGTGGAGGTGCAGGGAGGATGA
- a CDS encoding ABC transporter ATP-binding protein, translating into MIEVSNIRKEFKTPVVKEGRFSGLRTLFTREYRTKEAVRGISFQVEPGEFVGYIGPNGAGKSTTIKMLTGILHPTSGSVSIGGRNPHKERRSVVNNLGVVFGQRSQLWWDLPVKDSYDILAKMYSVDQADKERRLGQFAELLDLRAFWETPVRKLSLGQRMRADLAAAMLHDPDVLFLDEPTIGLDVNAKRNIRHFLKLVNEQFGKTILLTTHDMDDIEQLCNRVMVINNGELSYDGTVKSLRETIGLPTVITVTFRGPFVIPEQFQGEGNLSVPIRVTGSLDNTVTIEVNRREMNTLDIFKELGRWGELDDIDMEDPDFEDVIHKVY; encoded by the coding sequence ATGATTGAAGTGAGCAACATACGCAAGGAGTTCAAAACGCCGGTCGTGAAGGAGGGGCGCTTCTCCGGTCTGCGAACCCTGTTTACGAGAGAATACCGGACGAAGGAAGCCGTGAGGGGGATCAGCTTTCAAGTGGAGCCGGGGGAATTCGTCGGTTACATCGGTCCGAACGGCGCCGGCAAATCCACAACGATCAAAATGCTGACCGGCATTCTCCACCCGACCTCGGGCAGCGTATCGATCGGAGGCAGGAATCCGCACAAGGAACGGCGCAGCGTCGTGAACAATCTGGGCGTCGTATTCGGTCAGCGCAGCCAGCTGTGGTGGGACTTGCCGGTGAAGGATTCCTACGATATTTTGGCGAAAATGTACAGCGTGGATCAGGCGGACAAGGAGCGCAGACTCGGACAGTTTGCAGAACTTCTGGATTTACGGGCGTTCTGGGAAACGCCTGTGCGCAAGCTGTCGCTCGGGCAGCGCATGCGCGCCGACCTCGCGGCCGCGATGCTGCATGATCCGGACGTGCTGTTCCTGGATGAGCCGACGATCGGCCTGGACGTGAACGCCAAGCGGAACATCCGCCATTTTCTCAAGCTGGTCAACGAGCAATTCGGCAAGACCATCCTGCTCACGACGCATGACATGGATGATATCGAACAGCTCTGCAATCGCGTGATGGTCATTAACAACGGCGAGCTTTCCTATGATGGAACGGTGAAGTCCCTGCGCGAGACGATCGGGCTGCCTACGGTCATCACCGTGACCTTCCGCGGACCTTTTGTTATCCCAGAACAGTTTCAGGGGGAAGGCAATCTTTCCGTCCCGATCCGCGTGACAGGTTCTCTGGATAACACCGTCACGATTGAGGTGAACCGCCGCGAGATGAACACGCTTGATATTTTTAAAGAGCTGGGCCGCTGGGGCGAGTTGGACGATATCGATATGGAAGATCCCGATTTTGAAGACGTGATTCATAAGGTATACTGA